From the Lathyrus oleraceus cultivar Zhongwan6 chromosome 4, CAAS_Psat_ZW6_1.0, whole genome shotgun sequence genome, one window contains:
- the LOC127074801 gene encoding protein PIN-LIKES 3: protein MGFVELLYVASLPVVKVLLITALGLFLAIDYIDVLGADARSKVNNLVFYVFNPSMVGSNLAETLTSENVLTLWFMPVNVLSTFILGSALAWFVIKITRPPKHLEGLILGCCSAGNLGNLPIIIIPAICKEKGSPFGDPDLCHKYGMAYVSLSMAIGAVLLWTYVFNIMRISSNKAKLMTSGVLSDSQQNNNISETLNPAKDVPEDAYALLLPNTEFQEKVSFSDKIKRHLKKISDNINFKTIFAPSTIGAIIGFCIGVITPIRKFMVGNDAPFHVVEDSAAMLGEAAIPTVTLILGANLLKGLKGTSTPTWTIVGIIAVRYIFLPILGVVVVQGAIKLGLVQPDPLYQFVLLLQYAMPPAMNIGTMAQLFRSGESECSVIMLWSYAFASIAVTLWSTYFMWLVV from the exons ATGGGGTTTGTGGAGCTTTTGTATGTTGCTTCATTGCCAGTAGTTAAAGTGTTACTGATAACTGCACTTGGATTGTTTCTTGCAATAGATTACATAGATGTGTTGGGAGCAGATGCGAGGAGTAAAGTGAACAAT CTTGTATTTTATGTGTTTAATCCATCAATGGTCGGTAGCAATTTGGCAGAAACATTAACATCTGAGAATGTTCTTACTTT GTGGTTCATGCCGGTGAATGTCCTTAGCACATTTATATTAGGTTCAGCTTTAGCATGGTTTGTGATTAAAATTACAAGGCCTCCGAAGCACTTGGAAGGTCTCATATTAGGTTGTTGTTCTGCAG GAAATTTAGGAAACTTGCCTATAATCATTATTCCAGCTATATGTAAAGAGAAAGGAAGTCCTTTTGGGGACCCTGACCTTTGTCATAAATATGGAATGGCTTATGTCTCACTTTCTATGGCG ATTGGAGCAGTTTTACTATGGACATATGTTTTTAACATAATGAGAATTTCATCAAATAAAGCCAAATTGATGACTTCAGGGGTGTTATCAGATTCACAACAAAACAATAATATTTCAGAAACACTTAACCCAGCAAAGGATGTCCCAGAAGATGCATATGCTTTACTGCTTCCAAATACAGAATTTCAGGAAAAG GTTTCGTTCTCAGATAAAATTAAGCGACATTTGAAGAAGATTTCAGATAATATCAATTTCAAAACCATTTTTGCACCATCAACCATTGGAGCA ATTATTGGGTTTTGCATTGGTGTAATCACCCCAATAAGGAAGTTTATGGTTGGCAATGATGCTCCATTTCATGTAGTTGAAGATTCTGCAGCCATGTTAGG TGAAGCAGCCATTCCAACAGTCACTCTCATATTGGGTGCAAACCTCCTTAAAG GTTTGAAGGGAACAAGTACTCCAACGTGGACAATTGTAGGAATTATAGCAGTGCGATATATTTTTCTTCCAATATTAGGCGTTGTAGTGGTTCAAGGTGCAATCAAATTGGGTTTGGTGCAACCAGATCCATTATATCAGTTTGTCCTTTTACTTCAATATGCAATGCCTCCAGCTATGAATATAG GAACTATGGCTCAGTTGTTTAGATCAGGTGAAAGTGAATGCTCTGTTATTATGCTATGGTCATATGCTTTTGCGTCAATAGCAGTTACCCTTTGGTCAACCTACTTCATGTGGCTAGTTGTTTGA
- the LOC127136852 gene encoding uncharacterized protein LOC127136852: MEAWNRLEDIFQDNQNARVITLKQEFSNTRMEYFPNVSAYCQCLKMLSDQLRNVDFPVNTHHLVLQPISGLPEAYRSVSTFILQSNPLLAFYQARSMLTLEEAGIAKMENTGSHAAMHNTQTKPTKDTSQRGNRRPDNRSRSRGNQGRGGGRGNRNAPQSGALSAPSHCLILLGNSNNSTQPSNHGVGLHHHGLCHRVRIPPLSGHALPVLLSSQAF, translated from the coding sequence ATGGAAGCATGGAATCGCTTGGAAGATATTTTTCAGGACAACCAAAATGCTCGAGTTATCACTCTTAAGCAAGAGTTTTCTAACACTCGTATGGAGTATTTTCCCAATGTCTCAGCTTATTGTCAGTGTCTTAAGATGCTTTCTGATCAGTTGAGAAATGTCGACTTCCCTGTCAACACTCATCATCTGGTCCTTCAGCCGATCTCTGGTCTCCCAGAAGCTTATCGTAGTGTTTCTACTTTTATTCTCCAGAGCAACCCTCTTCTGGCATTCTATCAGGCTCGTTCCATGCTCACTTTGGAAGAAGCCGGTATAGCTAAGATGGAAAACACAGGTTCTCATGCTGCTATGCATAACACTCAGACAAAACCTACTAAAGACACCTCCCAGCGTGGCAACCGCCGCCCCGACAACCGTTCTCGCTCCCGTGGCAACCAGGGTCGCGGAGGGGGACGCGGTAACCGCAATGCACCTCAGTCTGGAGCTCTCAGCGCTCCCTCACATTGTCTTATCCTCCTTGGCAATAGCAACAACAGTACCCAACCTAGCAACCATGGGGTTGGACTCCACCACCATGGACTATGCCACCGTGTCCGTATCCCACCTCTTAGTGGACACGCCCTACCGGTCCTCCTAAGCAGCCAGGCATTCTAG